In a genomic window of Salegentibacter salegens:
- a CDS encoding FAD-dependent oxidoreductase codes for MISNTIWNSFETAYEFPVLEDNLQVDVSIIGGGITGISTAYFLKKAGLKVAVLDAGKIGMGTTGHSTGNLYLIIAELLSSLDSKYNKETTKKVLKARASALEIIENIIQEEELDCDFTRQSMFLFSDDNAQKIEKEISASLKLGVLHEAVAEDNFSFEATKILKYPGQAQFNPFLYVNQLANSINSKECQIFQDSKVEKIEELEDGSYNLKTAKASVSSKYLVHATHSSKGVDLKFDTTLGPYREYAIAATLTDDNYPQGIFWEYKGKEKYSFRSYTRNGKSYVMAVGKSYKVGQSENNTELMDSLVKFLKEKFPVEEITHFWGGQNYKPADLLPSIGRKNIHKNEFIATGFSTDGLIYGSLAGKIITDLITDQDNEYEDIFNPLRVNPGKSSKSFIQENLNVAKEFFKDHILGSSTEEVEKLNAGEGRVVEIEGKKFGISRDENNKYEIVSASCTHLGCVIHWNDLEKSWDCPCHGSRFTPSGEVIEGPAMDALPRINNKQ; via the coding sequence ATGATTTCAAATACCATTTGGAATTCCTTTGAAACGGCTTATGAATTTCCGGTTCTGGAAGATAATCTTCAAGTAGATGTAAGTATAATTGGTGGTGGAATTACTGGTATTTCTACCGCTTATTTTCTTAAAAAGGCCGGTTTAAAAGTAGCGGTTCTTGATGCAGGAAAAATTGGAATGGGAACAACCGGGCATAGTACGGGAAACCTTTATCTAATAATAGCCGAGTTACTGTCTTCGCTGGATTCTAAATATAATAAAGAGACTACTAAAAAAGTGTTGAAAGCCAGGGCTTCAGCTTTGGAAATTATAGAAAATATTATTCAGGAAGAAGAGCTGGATTGCGATTTTACCCGGCAGTCAATGTTTCTTTTTTCTGATGATAATGCGCAAAAAATTGAAAAGGAAATTTCAGCATCTTTAAAACTGGGAGTTTTGCATGAAGCTGTCGCAGAAGATAATTTTTCCTTTGAGGCAACAAAAATCCTCAAATATCCCGGTCAGGCACAGTTTAATCCTTTTTTGTACGTTAATCAATTAGCAAACAGTATCAATTCAAAAGAGTGTCAAATCTTTCAGGATTCTAAAGTTGAGAAAATTGAAGAATTGGAAGATGGCAGTTATAATTTAAAAACTGCCAAGGCTAGTGTTTCAAGTAAGTATTTGGTACACGCTACGCATAGTTCTAAGGGCGTAGACCTTAAGTTTGATACGACCCTGGGTCCATACCGGGAATATGCCATTGCTGCAACTCTGACGGACGATAATTATCCGCAGGGAATTTTCTGGGAATATAAGGGCAAAGAAAAATACTCTTTTCGCTCTTATACACGGAATGGTAAATCTTACGTAATGGCGGTTGGGAAATCTTATAAAGTAGGGCAATCAGAAAATAATACTGAATTAATGGATTCCCTGGTAAAGTTTTTAAAGGAAAAATTTCCTGTGGAAGAAATCACACATTTTTGGGGTGGACAAAATTATAAGCCTGCAGACCTTTTACCATCTATTGGGAGAAAAAATATACATAAAAATGAATTTATAGCCACCGGATTTTCAACCGACGGTTTAATTTACGGCAGCCTTGCCGGAAAAATTATTACAGATTTAATTACCGATCAGGATAATGAATACGAGGATATTTTTAATCCGTTGCGGGTTAATCCTGGAAAATCCTCAAAGTCTTTTATCCAGGAAAACCTGAATGTTGCGAAAGAATTTTTTAAAGATCATATTCTGGGTAGTTCTACAGAAGAAGTTGAAAAACTAAATGCAGGAGAAGGTAGAGTAGTGGAAATTGAAGGTAAAAAATTTGGCATTTCCCGCGATGAAAATAACAAGTACGAAATAGTATCGGCCAGTTGCACCCATTTGGGATGCGTAATTCATTGGAATGATTTAGAAAAATCCTGGGATTGTCCTTGCCACGGTAGCAGGTTTACCCCATCGGGTGAAGTAATTGAGGGTCCTGCAATGGATGCCCTCCCCAGGATAAATAACAAGCAATAA
- a CDS encoding response regulator transcription factor encodes MKILIIEDEQDMLQNMKDFLIRENFVVETATSLTEARDKIGVYSYDCILLDINLKDGSGFQLLEELKQKKIEDGVIIVSARNSLDDRLAGLNLGADDYLAKPFHMAELNARVKAVLRRRQFNGNNTIKIGNLSIDLDEHEASIDDKPLNLNRKEYEILLFFFSNQNRLVNKSALAEHVWGDHIDQADSFEFIYSQIKNLRKKLKSAGAEIEIKAVYGIGYKLITQ; translated from the coding sequence ATGAAAATTCTAATTATCGAAGACGAACAGGATATGTTGCAAAACATGAAGGATTTTCTAATAAGGGAAAATTTCGTGGTAGAAACGGCAACCAGCTTGACTGAGGCACGTGATAAAATAGGGGTTTATAGCTACGACTGCATTTTACTGGATATTAATTTAAAAGATGGGAGTGGATTCCAGCTTTTAGAAGAATTGAAACAAAAAAAGATAGAAGACGGGGTTATTATTGTTTCAGCAAGAAATTCGTTAGACGATAGGCTAGCGGGACTTAATTTGGGCGCCGATGATTATCTTGCGAAGCCTTTTCATATGGCAGAGCTAAACGCTCGTGTAAAAGCTGTATTGCGAAGACGCCAGTTTAACGGGAATAACACAATTAAGATTGGCAACCTTAGTATAGACCTGGATGAACACGAAGCGAGTATAGATGATAAACCCTTAAATTTAAACCGAAAGGAATACGAGATATTATTGTTCTTTTTTTCAAACCAAAACAGGCTGGTGAATAAGTCGGCTTTGGCAGAGCATGTTTGGGGCGATCATATAGACCAGGCCGATAGTTTTGAATTTATTTATTCCCAGATTAAAAATCTTCGAAAAAAGCTAAAAAGCGCCGGGGCCGAAATTGAAATTAAGGCGGTATATGGCATTGGCTATAAATTAATTACCCAATGA
- a CDS encoding zinc-dependent alcohol dehydrogenase, with translation MKALVWHGRNDVRIDNVPDPKIKEPTDVILKITSTAICGSDLHIVDGIVPTMEKGDILGHEFMGEVVEAGREVKKFKVGDRVVVPFTIACGNCEYCDDTLYSLCDNSNPNPEKAKANLGHSISGIFGYSHMLGGFDGGQAEYVRVPYADVGPIKVPSTLSDDQSLFLSDIFPTGYMAAENADIKRGDTVAIWGCGPVGQFAIQSAFMLGAERVIAIDSVKERLDMAKQHSRVELIRTTDRDDVYEKLMEMTNGKGPDSCIDAVGAEAHGDTFIGKAVDKTKEVLQLPMSRPYVLQQIMMSCKKAGTVSIPGVYIGMVNEIPFGAAMNKALTFKMGQTHVQRYLKPLLDKIDEGLIDPGFIITHRMKLDEAPKAYDLFKKKEDNCVKVVLTP, from the coding sequence ATGAAAGCATTAGTTTGGCATGGAAGAAACGACGTTAGAATAGACAATGTCCCCGATCCTAAAATCAAGGAACCTACAGATGTAATCCTTAAAATAACTTCGACTGCAATTTGTGGTTCAGATCTTCATATTGTAGATGGAATAGTTCCCACCATGGAAAAGGGGGATATCTTAGGTCATGAATTTATGGGCGAAGTTGTAGAAGCCGGCCGGGAAGTGAAAAAATTTAAAGTAGGAGATAGGGTAGTGGTACCATTTACAATAGCCTGTGGAAATTGTGAATATTGCGATGATACTCTTTACAGTTTGTGTGATAATTCCAACCCAAATCCAGAAAAAGCAAAGGCAAATTTAGGACATTCTATTTCAGGAATTTTTGGATATTCCCATATGCTTGGCGGTTTTGATGGCGGGCAGGCCGAATACGTGAGAGTTCCTTATGCCGATGTAGGACCTATTAAAGTTCCGTCTACCTTAAGTGATGACCAGTCACTATTTCTATCTGATATTTTCCCTACAGGATATATGGCAGCCGAAAATGCCGATATAAAAAGAGGAGATACAGTAGCTATTTGGGGTTGCGGTCCTGTTGGGCAGTTTGCCATTCAAAGTGCGTTTATGCTGGGTGCCGAAAGGGTTATCGCTATAGATTCAGTTAAAGAAAGACTGGATATGGCAAAGCAGCATTCCAGGGTTGAGCTTATTAGAACAACCGACCGTGATGATGTGTATGAAAAACTCATGGAAATGACCAATGGAAAAGGCCCTGATTCCTGTATAGATGCAGTAGGCGCAGAGGCCCACGGGGACACTTTTATTGGAAAAGCTGTAGATAAAACTAAAGAAGTTCTTCAATTGCCTATGTCCAGACCATATGTGCTACAACAAATAATGATGAGTTGTAAAAAAGCAGGAACAGTTTCAATTCCCGGGGTATATATAGGGATGGTTAATGAGATTCCATTTGGTGCAGCAATGAATAAAGCCCTCACTTTTAAAATGGGACAAACCCATGTTCAGCGTTATCTTAAACCTCTACTGGATAAAATTGACGAAGGACTTATTGATCCTGGTTTTATAATTACCCACAGGATGAAGCTGGATGAGGCTCCTAAAGCTTACGACCTTTTTAAGAAGAAAGAAGATAATTGTGTAAAGGTTGTTCTTACACCTTAA
- a CDS encoding cupin domain-containing protein, with protein MKKASLTEDLEYNEKSPAVKVLFETEVSKEIRMAFKTGQGLKEHKTPFPIVVEIFEGTIDFGVNGEKQALKKGDLIALEGNVPHDLKARENSIVRLSLTKADTTQRVENVAKNS; from the coding sequence ATGAAAAAAGCATCCCTAACCGAAGATCTTGAATATAACGAGAAATCACCCGCGGTAAAAGTATTATTTGAGACAGAAGTAAGCAAAGAAATAAGAATGGCCTTTAAAACGGGACAGGGCCTTAAAGAACATAAAACTCCCTTCCCTATCGTGGTAGAAATATTTGAAGGAACCATAGATTTTGGGGTTAATGGAGAAAAACAGGCTTTGAAAAAAGGAGATTTGATAGCACTGGAAGGAAATGTGCCACACGACCTAAAAGCCAGGGAAAATAGTATTGTTCGGCTTAGCCTTACCAAAGCAGATACTACACAACGCGTAGAGAATGTAGCAAAGAATTCTTAA
- a CDS encoding PH domain-containing protein, giving the protein MSLLNKLIGNAASISKEELDKKYGRLLTETEDIELGFSLLRDIFMFTNKRLILIDIQGLTGKKQEYLSLPYRHISRFSLETAGTFDLDAELKIWISSENTPSVSKRFNKSIDIYAVQRYLAEKVI; this is encoded by the coding sequence ATGAGTTTATTGAATAAATTAATAGGCAATGCAGCCAGTATTTCTAAAGAAGAATTAGATAAAAAATATGGCCGATTATTGACCGAAACCGAAGATATAGAACTCGGATTTTCTTTGTTGCGCGATATTTTTATGTTTACTAATAAACGGCTCATCTTAATAGATATTCAAGGACTTACCGGGAAAAAGCAGGAATATTTATCGCTTCCATACCGGCATATATCTAGATTTTCTCTTGAAACTGCCGGAACCTTTGATTTAGACGCCGAATTAAAAATCTGGATTTCCAGTGAAAATACTCCAAGCGTAAGCAAACGCTTTAATAAAAGCATAGATATTTATGCGGTACAGCGATATCTTGCTGAGAAGGTTATTTAG
- a CDS encoding lipoate--protein ligase has product MVFIDNEGINDPRINLALEEYALRNFNPEKDYLLFYINEPSIIIGRNQNTLEEINFDYVEEKGLHVVRRVSGGGAVYHDFGNLNFSFITKHDVKSLNNFAKFTEPVIKILKKMGVPAELKGRNDVLANDKKISGNAQFSTGKRMLHHGTLLLDCDLEEVVKALNVKMTKIQSKGHKSSRSRVANISEFLTEKINIEDFRALILKGLYHENEDFETYHLSEEEWKAVHALKDEKYGTWEWNFGKSPKFNIQRSKRFSVGEIDLRIFVEKGEIINFKIYGDFFGKEPVQQLEALLLGARYDRKEITKLMEPIIIEDYFGALPKTDFLELIYGNDEVETS; this is encoded by the coding sequence ATGGTTTTTATTGACAACGAAGGAATTAACGATCCCAGAATAAATCTCGCACTAGAGGAATATGCACTGCGGAATTTTAATCCCGAAAAAGATTATTTGCTCTTTTATATAAATGAACCTTCAATAATTATTGGCCGAAACCAGAACACTCTTGAGGAAATTAATTTTGATTATGTAGAAGAAAAGGGACTTCACGTGGTGAGAAGAGTATCTGGCGGGGGCGCCGTATATCACGATTTTGGGAATCTAAACTTTAGCTTTATCACGAAGCACGATGTAAAAAGCTTAAACAACTTTGCGAAATTTACCGAACCGGTGATAAAAATTCTGAAAAAAATGGGAGTTCCAGCAGAATTAAAAGGACGGAATGATGTGTTGGCAAACGACAAAAAAATTTCGGGAAATGCACAGTTTTCTACGGGAAAAAGAATGTTACACCACGGCACCTTACTTCTGGACTGTGATTTGGAAGAGGTGGTAAAAGCCTTGAATGTGAAAATGACCAAAATTCAATCTAAGGGTCACAAATCCAGCCGTAGCCGGGTGGCAAATATCAGTGAATTTCTTACAGAAAAAATAAATATCGAAGATTTTAGAGCTTTAATTCTTAAGGGATTATATCACGAAAATGAAGATTTTGAAACCTATCACCTCTCAGAGGAAGAATGGAAAGCGGTACACGCACTAAAAGATGAAAAGTATGGAACCTGGGAATGGAACTTCGGCAAATCGCCTAAATTCAATATTCAGCGTAGTAAACGTTTTTCAGTAGGCGAAATTGATCTTAGAATTTTCGTAGAAAAAGGGGAAATAATTAATTTTAAGATCTATGGAGATTTCTTCGGAAAAGAACCGGTACAGCAACTGGAGGCTCTATTACTGGGAGCAAGATATGACAGGAAGGAAATCACTAAATTAATGGAACCAATAATAATAGAAGATTATTTTGGTGCGCTGCCAAAAACTGATTTTTTAGAACTCATTTATGGAAACGATGAAGTTGAAACTTCATAA
- a CDS encoding porin yields MKIQHLLILSLLLFFSNTQAQDITENSFGNGIINTVARDSSFSLKFGARFQSLFVSEWRDSEFEGFESESSNILIRRARLKFSGFAYSPKLEYKLELGLSNRDISGASVFTNNAPRYVLDAVLKWNFYENFILWVGQAKLPGNRERVVSSGDLQFVDRSLLNSRFNIDRDLGVQLHHKINLGNQFVIKEIFAFSQGEGRNVVTGNLGGFQYTGRLEALPFGEFQDYREASLERYETPKLAMGVTYDYNNDAVKTRSNMGGYMFTENGFYSTDITTFFADFMFKYKGVSVLGEFAHRDAENPIAVEEDGTPTGAIVNVGNSINLQGGYLFDNNIEVVGRFTQVQEDILGSLFPNEKQYTFGISKYLSKHKLKVQTDLSFRDSPDPDWNNLMYRLQVDFHL; encoded by the coding sequence ATGAAGATTCAACATTTACTTATTCTAAGTCTACTTTTATTTTTTAGTAACACTCAAGCCCAGGATATAACTGAAAATAGTTTTGGTAATGGCATAATTAACACGGTAGCAAGAGATAGTTCTTTTAGCTTGAAGTTTGGTGCGAGATTTCAATCTTTATTTGTTAGCGAATGGCGGGATTCTGAATTTGAAGGATTTGAATCTGAAAGTTCAAATATTCTTATTCGGCGTGCCAGGCTAAAATTTAGTGGATTTGCGTATTCTCCCAAATTAGAATATAAACTGGAGTTAGGGTTGTCTAATCGCGATATTTCGGGAGCTTCCGTATTTACTAATAATGCTCCGCGCTATGTTCTTGATGCGGTTTTGAAGTGGAATTTCTATGAAAATTTCATCTTATGGGTCGGGCAGGCAAAATTACCTGGGAATAGGGAGCGGGTAGTTTCTTCTGGAGATCTTCAATTTGTAGATAGATCTTTATTGAATAGTAGATTTAATATAGATAGGGATCTTGGGGTGCAACTGCACCATAAAATCAATTTAGGAAACCAATTTGTAATAAAAGAAATTTTCGCTTTTTCACAGGGAGAAGGAAGAAATGTAGTTACCGGAAATCTTGGCGGTTTTCAATATACCGGGCGCTTAGAAGCTTTACCTTTTGGAGAATTTCAGGATTATCGTGAGGCTTCTTTAGAAAGGTATGAGACTCCCAAATTAGCCATGGGAGTGACTTATGATTATAATAATGATGCAGTAAAAACCCGCTCTAATATGGGCGGTTATATGTTTACCGAAAATGGTTTTTATTCTACCGATATCACTACATTTTTTGCAGATTTTATGTTTAAATACAAAGGAGTATCAGTGCTTGGGGAATTTGCTCACCGGGATGCCGAAAATCCCATCGCTGTAGAAGAAGATGGAACGCCTACCGGTGCTATTGTAAATGTTGGAAATTCAATTAACCTGCAAGGTGGATATTTATTTGATAACAATATAGAGGTTGTGGGAAGGTTTACCCAGGTACAGGAAGATATTTTGGGGTCGCTGTTTCCTAATGAAAAACAATATACTTTCGGTATTTCTAAATACTTATCTAAACACAAATTAAAAGTACAAACCGATTTAAGTTTTAGGGATAGCCCAGATCCAGATTGGAATAATCTTATGTATAGGCTTCAGGTAGATTTCCATTTATAA
- a CDS encoding PepSY-like domain-containing protein produces MKKSIFLILAIAMGFTACEDDDLRNSDIPSVVLNGFTEEFPNATGVEWEKKAEFFEAEFALENVDYEAVLNTEGSLIKYKYDMVYDDLPAAVKTTITTDYDKTKIDEVELLKISENTYYQVEFEEEPTDANVIFEETGEVTTEITTW; encoded by the coding sequence ATGAAAAAGTCAATTTTTTTAATCCTGGCAATTGCAATGGGATTTACCGCTTGTGAAGATGATGATTTGCGAAATTCTGATATTCCGTCAGTAGTATTAAATGGGTTTACAGAAGAATTTCCTAATGCTACAGGAGTAGAATGGGAGAAAAAAGCTGAATTCTTTGAAGCCGAATTCGCTCTTGAGAATGTAGATTATGAGGCTGTATTAAATACAGAAGGAAGCCTTATAAAGTATAAGTATGATATGGTTTATGATGATCTTCCCGCAGCAGTAAAAACTACAATCACCACCGATTATGATAAAACAAAAATTGATGAAGTTGAGTTGCTTAAAATTTCAGAAAACACTTATTACCAGGTAGAGTTTGAGGAAGAACCTACCGATGCTAATGTTATTTTTGAAGAAACAGGAGAGGTTACCACTGAAATTACCACCTGGTAA
- a CDS encoding sensor histidine kinase has product MKLLNYTTSYFAAILLVLLGIWAVIFYLEMLDEIYDSLDDGLDNQKMLVINRAKENPEVLQRSEFKDGSYTIRPIDKNNAVSFKDFYRDTLMYMQNEDEYEPVRLLETVFKKDDEFYKLKIITSMVEEDDLIEDLLFSLILLYVGLILSIVLLNNLILKKIWNPFYTLLQQLKDFRLGIDQKIETAPSNIEEFNLLNSRVEQMLGKSISSYNSQKQFIENAAHELQTPLAISINKLELLVEKEDLNNEQIELIASVLNNLEGLTRMNNALLLLSKIENQQFPDEEIVDFNDLISELKNNFEDLASHKEMKISIERTSDLKYKMNKGLAGILLSNLLKNAIVHGQKNSEIGIIISAKNFTISNIARNGALDPENVFSRFQKNSPSKTSTGIGLAIAKTIAEKCEIQLTYQYEQKHTFQLNFLAKLLFIS; this is encoded by the coding sequence ATGAAATTATTAAATTATACCACCAGTTATTTTGCAGCGATATTGCTAGTTCTTTTGGGGATTTGGGCGGTGATTTTTTATCTGGAAATGCTGGATGAAATTTATGACAGCCTGGACGATGGCCTGGACAACCAAAAAATGTTGGTGATTAACCGGGCAAAGGAAAACCCTGAAGTGCTGCAACGTTCAGAATTTAAAGATGGTAGTTACACCATTAGGCCTATAGATAAAAATAATGCCGTAAGCTTCAAAGATTTTTATCGCGATACGCTTATGTATATGCAAAATGAAGATGAGTATGAACCGGTAAGGCTGCTGGAAACCGTATTTAAAAAAGACGATGAATTTTATAAGCTGAAAATTATTACTTCTATGGTCGAAGAAGACGACCTTATTGAAGATTTGCTGTTTTCTCTTATTCTTCTTTATGTAGGTTTGATTTTGAGTATTGTTTTACTCAATAATTTAATTCTGAAGAAAATATGGAACCCATTTTATACTTTGTTGCAACAACTTAAAGATTTTAGGCTGGGTATAGACCAAAAGATAGAGACAGCTCCTTCAAATATTGAAGAATTTAATTTGCTAAATAGCCGGGTAGAGCAAATGTTGGGAAAATCAATTTCCAGTTACAATAGTCAGAAACAATTTATAGAAAATGCCGCGCACGAATTACAAACTCCTTTGGCTATTAGCATCAATAAATTAGAACTATTAGTAGAAAAGGAAGACCTGAATAATGAGCAAATTGAGTTAATCGCTTCCGTTTTAAATAATTTGGAAGGTTTAACCCGAATGAATAACGCTCTGCTTTTACTTTCTAAAATTGAAAATCAGCAATTTCCAGATGAAGAGATAGTAGATTTTAATGATTTAATTTCTGAATTAAAAAATAATTTTGAAGACCTGGCCAGTCATAAAGAAATGAAAATTAGCATAGAGCGTACTTCAGATTTAAAATATAAAATGAATAAAGGCCTGGCAGGAATTTTACTTTCTAATTTGCTTAAAAATGCTATTGTTCACGGGCAAAAAAATAGTGAAATAGGAATAATAATTTCAGCAAAAAACTTTACAATAAGTAATATTGCCAGAAACGGAGCTTTAGATCCTGAAAATGTATTTTCCCGGTTTCAAAAGAATTCTCCTTCTAAAACTTCTACGGGGATAGGCCTGGCCATAGCAAAAACCATTGCTGAAAAATGCGAAATACAATTAACTTACCAATACGAACAAAAACACACTTTTCAACTTAATTTCCTCGCTAAGTTGTTATTTATTTCCTAA
- a CDS encoding SdiA-regulated domain-containing protein, which produces MVNKIVTLIVLGVLSLAGLILFGYNEFVTKDILQDQPVAYEIINEWELPKELDEVSGIDWLGDNKVACIQDEDGIIFIFNLETSKIEKSIEFAGSGDYEDIRIVGKTAYILRSDGEIFEVQDFLSGNSKTKTYSNFLTEKQNLESLAWDKNNKRLLLAIKDKEPKDDNYKGIYQFSLTDKELQKKPLYRLIMEDRLLNDRNTKLNKKLQPSALSIHPENDNFYILDGRAPQLIIADREMKLIKRYALNKDDFAQAEGLTFSENGRLFISNEGKGGKANILEVIFK; this is translated from the coding sequence ATGGTGAATAAAATAGTAACGCTAATTGTATTGGGCGTATTAAGCCTTGCCGGCTTAATACTCTTTGGTTATAACGAATTTGTAACCAAAGATATACTTCAGGATCAACCTGTAGCCTACGAGATAATTAATGAATGGGAGTTGCCTAAAGAACTTGATGAAGTTTCAGGAATAGATTGGTTAGGCGATAATAAAGTGGCTTGCATTCAGGATGAAGATGGCATCATTTTTATTTTCAACCTTGAAACTTCAAAAATAGAGAAAAGTATAGAATTCGCAGGTTCGGGTGATTACGAAGATATCCGCATTGTAGGGAAAACCGCCTATATTCTAAGAAGTGACGGCGAAATTTTTGAAGTTCAGGATTTTTTGTCGGGCAATTCAAAAACCAAAACCTACAGTAATTTTTTAACCGAAAAACAAAACCTGGAGAGCCTGGCCTGGGATAAAAATAATAAGCGTTTACTGCTGGCCATAAAAGATAAGGAACCAAAAGATGATAATTATAAAGGAATTTATCAGTTTTCTCTAACCGATAAAGAATTACAGAAAAAGCCGTTATATCGTTTAATTATGGAAGACAGGTTGCTAAATGATAGAAACACCAAACTCAATAAAAAACTGCAACCTTCTGCACTCTCCATACACCCCGAAAATGACAATTTTTATATCCTGGACGGCAGGGCTCCTCAACTAATTATTGCCGATAGAGAAATGAAATTAATAAAGCGCTATGCTTTAAACAAGGATGATTTTGCACAGGCTGAAGGTCTTACTTTTAGTGAGAATGGCAGGCTGTTTATTTCTAATGAAGGAAAAGGCGGAAAAGCAAACATCCTGGAAGTGATTTTTAAATAG
- a CDS encoding TVP38/TMEM64 family protein, whose product MKELEENTSVKKSKAPLLFSLIVILVLVGGYFFIPGMNEFFNEAWQVLTSNDNQKIKAWVSKFGWLGPLVLILAMIAQMFLLVIPSVALMIVSILAYGPVVGSLIVFVAIFCASSVGYFIGRYFGPVIVQKLLGPKTENKISDFLEDYGFWAVIVTRINPFLSNDAISFVGGILKIGYWKFIGATLLGIAPLTIFIALIGDSTQQLKSGLLWGSLVSLALFILYVYWDKKKR is encoded by the coding sequence ATGAAAGAATTAGAAGAGAATACCAGCGTAAAAAAAAGTAAAGCTCCCTTATTGTTTTCATTAATCGTAATTCTTGTTCTTGTAGGCGGTTACTTTTTTATTCCTGGGATGAACGAGTTTTTTAATGAAGCCTGGCAGGTATTAACCAGCAACGACAACCAAAAAATAAAAGCCTGGGTTTCTAAGTTTGGGTGGTTAGGGCCATTGGTGCTTATTTTAGCCATGATTGCACAAATGTTTCTTTTAGTGATTCCGTCAGTAGCATTAATGATTGTCTCAATTCTGGCTTATGGCCCGGTGGTTGGCAGCTTAATAGTTTTTGTTGCAATATTTTGCGCTTCTTCAGTAGGATATTTTATAGGCCGTTATTTTGGTCCGGTAATCGTTCAAAAATTACTGGGACCGAAGACTGAAAATAAGATAAGTGATTTTTTAGAAGATTATGGTTTTTGGGCTGTGATTGTGACCAGGATCAATCCGTTTTTAAGTAATGATGCTATTAGTTTTGTAGGCGGAATTCTAAAAATTGGTTACTGGAAATTTATTGGCGCCACCTTATTGGGTATAGCACCACTTACAATTTTTATAGCCTTAATTGGGGATAGTACCCAACAACTAAAAAGCGGCTTATTATGGGGCTCTTTGGTTAGTTTAGCACTATTTATTTTATATGTCTACTGGGATAAAAAGAAGCGGTGA
- a CDS encoding pentapeptide repeat-containing protein yields the protein MENQIEEQVFKSKNLLNYTFANGYESCQFINCNFSTGNLKGVLFTDCEFEECDLSNINLDHTSFQNCNFKACKMMGLLFNNCETFAFSISVNECILNHSSFFGMKLNKTVFKNSKLQEVDFSGADLSHSKFLNSDLSGAVFQNTNLTKADFSSAQNYNIDPENNKLKGAKFHLSQVSGLLNKYQIKIEH from the coding sequence ATGGAAAATCAAATTGAAGAGCAGGTTTTTAAAAGTAAAAATCTTTTAAATTATACTTTCGCTAACGGCTATGAATCCTGCCAATTTATAAACTGTAATTTCTCTACGGGAAATCTAAAAGGGGTTCTATTTACAGATTGTGAATTTGAAGAATGCGACCTGAGTAATATAAATCTTGACCATACCTCATTTCAAAATTGCAATTTTAAGGCCTGTAAAATGATGGGATTGCTTTTTAATAATTGTGAAACTTTCGCTTTCTCTATTTCTGTGAATGAGTGTATTTTAAACCACTCTTCCTTTTTTGGAATGAAACTGAATAAAACCGTTTTTAAAAATTCGAAACTACAGGAAGTAGATTTTTCTGGCGCCGATTTATCTCATTCAAAATTTCTAAATTCTGATCTCTCTGGTGCTGTTTTTCAAAATACAAATCTTACCAAAGCCGATTTCAGCAGCGCTCAAAATTATAATATAGATCCTGAAAATAATAAATTAAAAGGTGCTAAATTTCACCTTTCGCAGGTCAGTGGTTTATTGAATAAATATCAAATTAAAATTGAACACTAA